A section of the Oryzias latipes chromosome 10, ASM223467v1 genome encodes:
- the LOC111948058 gene encoding uncharacterized protein LOC111948058 — protein MSTDSAEPNLVEAKWTSVLNHIVNIHTHNNELFPKCEHKRLRGRAARKKWLKPCSTLMVKLETLATTTYLIRDLKQASNREQTSSLEAFHSLLNHYAPKMYAFSYEGQLCRGLLAVMHFNENSGRTQQSTRSGELQYAVSLPKWKKGGHTVRKVLEEPTFDYVNEIIKDVLDRLVHPREDVDVRDVPPPLSGEYQRPTKETAVSQFKSRYKST, from the exons ATGTCAACAGATTCAGCAGAGCCAAACCTAGTTGAAGCCAAGTGGACGTCTGTGCTGAATCATATTGTAAATATTCATACGCACAACAATGAGTTATTCCCTAAATGTGAGCATAAaaggctgagaggaagagcaGCTAGAAAGAAGTGGTTGAAACCAT GTTCTACCTTGATGGTGAAATTAGAAACACTGGCAACAACAACATACCTCATCAGAGATCTAAAACAGGCATCAAACCGGGAGCAGACATCCTCTCTGGAGGCGTTCCACAGCCTCTTGAACCACTACGCTCCGAAAATGTATGCCTTTTCTTATGAGGGCCAGCTTTGCAG aggaCTGTTAGCAGTGATGCatttcaatgaaaatagtgGGCGGACTCAACAAAGTACCAGATCAGGTGAACTCCAGTATGCAGTGTCCCTGCCAAAGTGGAAGAAAGGGGGACACACAGTGAGGAAAGTTTTAGAAGAACCTACATTTG ACTATGTCAATGAGATCATCAAGGATGTCCTGGACAGACTCGTACACCCCAGAGAAGATGTGGATGTCAGAGATGTGCCTCCTCCATTGAGTGGTGAATACCAAAGACCAACCAAAGAAACTGCTGTCTCACAGTTCAAATCCAGATACAAGTCCACTTGA